A stretch of DNA from Oncorhynchus tshawytscha isolate Ot180627B unplaced genomic scaffold, Otsh_v2.0 Un_contig_1213_pilon_pilon, whole genome shotgun sequence:
CTCCCGGCCCACCGCGTCCAACTGCTGGTGCCACAGGCTGTGGGAGGAGTCCAGGAAGGCCGCCGCCCACACCTGCCCCACCACTTGTTGTGGGCGTCGGCACAGCAGGTCCACGAACGCCAGGCCTCCGTAACCGTGCGCTACCACGACGACACGCCGGGAGACGCAGCGCGACACCAGGAGGTCCCAGACGCGGTGAACGTGCTCCTCCGGAGTCTCCCCAACACCTCCTCCCTGGTTGGGGTTCATCAGGAGGACAGAGCTGCCCTCTTCTAGGACCCTCTTCACGTAGGGGATCATGCTGCCTCTTTCCAGACCTCGGCTGGCAGCAGCCCTCCAGCTCCACAGCCCGCAGCGCATCGTTCCCCGGTCCTGGACCACCACCAACAGGGTGGCAGGGCTCTCCAGGGCCCCAGGGGAGAGGTACACATAGCCCTGGCTGGGGGCTCCTCGGTGGGGGCTAAAGTAGACCCTTTGGTCCCCCTGAGGCTctggtggaggagggaggtagaccCCCTTgctgagagatggaggagggaggtagagctcCTTGCTGAGGGATGGGAGGTAGAGCTCCttgctgagaggaggaggagggaggtagagctccttgctgagaggaggagggaggtagagctcCTTgctgaggggtggaggagggaggtagagccTGAAGAGGTGCAGCTGCTCCTCCAGGAGAGAGTGAACGTGTTGGGTGACGTGGAGACATAAGGCCTGGTCCTCTCTCTGGGTGGCGTCTGGGTCACAGCTCCGCTGGAACATGAACGGCTCCTGGGTGACCCGGTGACACAGACGCCCGTCCGAGGTGAAACGATAGGGGAAGattgagggaggggagacagtctGACCCCCCTGGCTCTGGCCCTGGCTCTTAGCGGTGTCCAACATTAACTCCATCCTGGTGCAAAGCATAAAGGGAGATTTCAAACACTGGGCCAACTGATCCTGTTAGCCCTTCCTCAATACTCCCAGGCTAGAGACTATCTGATCCCGTTGGTCTCTAGCCTGGGAGTATTGAGGAAGGGCTATCTGATCCCGTTGGTCTCTAGCCTGGGAGTATTGAGGAAGGGCTATCTGATCCCGTTGGTCTCTAGCCTGGGAGTATTGAGGAAGGGCTATCTGATCCCGTTGGTCTCTAGCCTGGGAGTATTGAGGAAGGGCTATCTGATCCCGTTGGTCTCTAGCCTGGGAGTATTGAGGAAGGGCTATCTGATCCCGTTGGTCTCTAGCCTGGGAGTATTGAGGAAGGGCTATCTGATCCCGTTGGTCTCTAGCCTGGGAGTATTGAGGAAGGGCTATCTGATCCCGTTGGTCTCTAGCCTGGGAGTATTGAGGAAGTAAGTACATTGTTATTTGTTTTCAGGGATCATTTGACATTTCATGTAATAGATACAGTGGGCTTccaaatgattgacacccttgataaagatgagcagaaATGACTGTATTAAATTATACAAACACTTGTCAATTGTACattgacatttttggggggtaattATATAATGTTATGCTAATAGAACTGTTCCATTGATattcatgtcatccaacaaatgtaaacggCTGGAGTTTTCTAAACGCCACTTGGATTGGAACCTGGTGCTTCGGGTCAGATCACCTGTAAATAGAGCTCTTTGTCCACGCAGACCAGAGGTGGGTTTGGTGTCCAAATCAGGATGTATGAGCAGAGAATAACCCCATTACCTACTGTGgatgcttccactggtcctggggctccggatgcttccgctggtcctggggccccggatgcttccgctggtcctggggctctggaagcttccgctggtcctggggctctggaagcttccgctggtcctggggctccggatgcttccgctggtcctggggctctggaTGCTTCCGCTGGTCCTCCGgatgcttccactggtcctggggctccggATGCTtctgctggtcctggggctccggATGCTtctgctggtcctggggctccggATGCTtctgctggtcctggggctccggATGCTtctgctggtcctggggctccggatgcttccgctggtcctggggctctggaTGCTTCcgttggtcctggggctctggatgcttccgctggtcctggggcttttgttaaggtcaacggcatcatgaactctaccaggacattttagcctcAAGAAACTGGTTGCCTCTGTCAGGTAGCTGAAACTTGTCCCCAAGTGG
This window harbors:
- the si:ch73-41e3.7 gene encoding cotranscriptional regulator FAM172A homolog; the protein is MELMLDTAKSQGQSQGGQTVSPPSIFPYRFTSDGRLCHRVTQEPFMFQRSCDPDATQREDQALCLHVTQHVHSLLEEQLHLFRLYLPPPPLSKELYLPPPLSKELYLPPPPLSKELYLPSLSKELYLPPPSLSKGVYLPPPPEPQGDQRVYFSPHRGAPSQGYVYLSPGALESPATLLVVVQDRGTMRCGLWSWRAAASRGLERGSMIPYVKRVLEEGSSVLLMNPNQGGGVGETPEEHVHRVWDLLVSRCVSRRVVVVAHGYGGLAFVDLLCRRPQQVVGQVWAAAFLDSSHSLWHQQLDAVGR